A region of the Hyperolius riggenbachi isolate aHypRig1 chromosome 9, aHypRig1.pri, whole genome shotgun sequence genome:
TGGACAAGACCGAACATAAAACCCCACCAAAGATGAAGATCATGAAGTCTTATTCAGAAGACTGTCCAGGGCTCTCCATCACAGTTTCCCCGGAGACAGGGCAAAGGTCCACTAGCTCTCATCCAAGTCACCTTCGCAAGTTTGATACCATAATGAGGTCGGGCGTAAATGTTCAAGAGTTAAGAGCCCGCTTTATTCGCCAGCAAAGCAGCACATCTTTAGAAGACTCTTCCAAAGATTTATCTACACCTACGAAACATGTATCCCCAGTGCCTCGTAATCAGATGTCTCCTAGACAGGAGGCTCTACAGAAGCTGGGCTTACTAAAAAGAGACCAGAGCAGTTCTGATTCAGGTCCAAACTCTCCTGAACATGGTATGGACCAAAATTCACCAGGAAGGACCTTTGAGTTAAAC
Encoded here:
- the LOC137531578 gene encoding uncharacterized protein, translated to MDGAEEKALEDDSNAEREDFLSCLTDEEKECLQYLLETIDSLDQDEDENANDQDTGENLRNSTEGLQDQDRSLRGLNESVKVLDKTEHKTPPKMKIMKSYSEDCPGLSITVSPETGQRSTSSHPSHLRKFDTIMRSGVNVQELRARFIRQQSSTSLEDSSKDLSTPTKHVSPVPRNQMSPRQEALQKLGLLKRDQSSSDSGPNSPEHGMDQNSPGRTFELNQNQSGANFPRSVERKPGSFDKIWPP